From a region of the Streptomyces sp. B21-083 genome:
- a CDS encoding ATP-binding protein, translating to MTEELPGTAGSAALWERDTQVAALGRAIDALRADSASSGNLVLFTAEAGLGKTALMAETRRIAERRNCTVWSARGGETLKSVPFNVVRQLLQPALVSLMPEEAREYLGDWYDIAGPALGITEPGDRQADPQGVCDGLVAAVRRLAKRDWPLVLLIDDAQWADQETLRWLAAFAERLDDLSVLVVVARRPGEATGASADHLEAIARAAGPVATLDALTPAAAAGLTRTTLGPHADAPFCREVWAVTGGNPYETVELLAKVQDARLAPVEASCGRLRELNNAARGGGLVARLEELGVEATRFAWAAAILGKGISVDLVARLATLSTDEAYRCANLLCGARILTEPQLMAGQVADGELEFVHPLIATAVYDSIPDGMRTAMHGIAAQVVTESGLGAAAASHHLLHVYPDDDEELVDQLREAAREHQAVGAPDAARRCLERALLEPPRPESHAYVLFELGCATLLTAPATTIQHLQTALAMPGLEGDLRVDAIVRLSQALLHNGQSEAAVRTVEAEAARHQPGPARMRLQGVHFMLEGLHGADVAVPGRSERLADLARPCTGRDNSERALLMLRGFDAMSRGENAEEVVEVCDRALVNGRLAPGLGWTDPEWGIELPMMLACAYAYTDRLDRAEALYMDALRAYETAGWSGGHLSLAHAYVGLGHRRRGRLREAETSLRESLRLAERVGRGLPLYWSATCNLVDTLLARGHVQEAWAVAEQYGFAPPYPSTIVLPEPRAVRGRLLIAVGRKKEGINELEAAEKAATGRGFHNPVLATWAVDLARALATEDPLRAAVLAADARRYAERFGTDTAIGEALRCAAALETGQRAVRLAAQAVAYLEASPCQYEHAAARVEYGIAARSIAEIQRGLTLAKSCGADGLVAQARDVLEGGRGLR from the coding sequence ATGACGGAGGAACTGCCCGGGACGGCCGGCTCTGCCGCCCTGTGGGAGCGCGACACACAAGTCGCCGCCCTCGGCCGGGCGATCGACGCCCTGCGCGCCGACAGCGCCTCCTCGGGCAATCTGGTGCTCTTCACCGCCGAGGCGGGCCTCGGCAAGACCGCGCTGATGGCCGAGACCCGGCGCATCGCCGAGCGGCGCAACTGCACGGTGTGGTCGGCACGTGGCGGCGAGACACTCAAGTCCGTCCCCTTCAACGTCGTACGGCAGCTGCTCCAGCCCGCGTTGGTGTCACTGATGCCGGAGGAGGCCCGCGAGTACCTCGGCGACTGGTACGACATCGCCGGCCCCGCCCTCGGCATCACCGAACCCGGCGACCGCCAGGCCGACCCGCAGGGTGTGTGCGACGGCCTGGTCGCGGCCGTACGGCGGCTCGCCAAGCGTGACTGGCCGCTCGTCCTGCTCATCGACGACGCCCAGTGGGCCGACCAGGAGACCCTGCGCTGGCTGGCCGCGTTCGCCGAGCGGCTCGACGACCTGTCCGTCCTCGTCGTGGTCGCCCGCAGGCCAGGCGAGGCCACCGGCGCCAGCGCCGACCACCTGGAGGCGATCGCCCGGGCGGCCGGCCCCGTCGCCACGCTCGACGCCCTCACCCCCGCAGCCGCCGCCGGACTCACCCGCACGACCCTCGGCCCGCACGCGGACGCCCCGTTCTGCCGCGAGGTGTGGGCGGTCACCGGCGGCAACCCGTACGAGACCGTCGAACTCCTCGCCAAGGTCCAGGACGCCCGACTCGCCCCGGTCGAGGCATCCTGCGGCCGGCTGCGCGAACTCAACAACGCGGCACGCGGCGGTGGCCTCGTCGCCCGCCTGGAGGAACTCGGCGTCGAAGCCACCCGCTTCGCCTGGGCGGCGGCCATTCTCGGCAAGGGCATCTCCGTGGACCTCGTGGCCCGGCTCGCCACCCTCAGCACGGACGAGGCCTACCGTTGCGCCAATCTCCTGTGCGGCGCCCGCATCCTCACCGAGCCCCAGCTGATGGCCGGCCAAGTCGCCGACGGCGAACTGGAGTTCGTCCACCCGCTGATCGCCACCGCCGTCTACGACTCCATCCCGGACGGCATGCGCACCGCCATGCACGGCATCGCCGCCCAGGTCGTCACCGAGTCCGGGCTCGGCGCCGCCGCGGCCTCCCACCATCTCCTCCATGTGTATCCGGACGACGACGAGGAACTCGTCGACCAGCTGCGGGAGGCGGCCCGCGAGCATCAGGCGGTCGGCGCCCCGGACGCGGCCCGCCGCTGTCTGGAGCGCGCCCTGCTCGAACCGCCCAGGCCCGAGAGCCACGCGTATGTGCTCTTCGAACTGGGCTGCGCCACCCTCCTCACGGCGCCCGCCACCACCATCCAGCATCTCCAGACCGCGCTCGCGATGCCCGGCCTGGAGGGTGACCTGCGCGTCGACGCGATCGTCCGGCTCTCGCAGGCCCTGCTGCACAACGGCCAGTCGGAGGCAGCCGTCCGTACGGTCGAGGCGGAGGCCGCCCGGCATCAGCCGGGCCCCGCCCGGATGCGCCTGCAGGGCGTGCACTTCATGCTGGAGGGCCTCCACGGAGCCGATGTGGCCGTGCCGGGCCGCTCCGAGCGCCTCGCCGACCTCGCCCGCCCCTGCACCGGCCGGGACAACTCCGAGCGCGCGCTGCTCATGCTGCGCGGCTTCGACGCCATGTCGCGCGGCGAGAACGCGGAGGAGGTCGTGGAGGTGTGCGACCGCGCCCTCGTCAACGGCCGCCTCGCGCCCGGACTCGGCTGGACCGACCCCGAGTGGGGCATCGAGCTGCCGATGATGCTGGCCTGCGCTTACGCCTACACCGACCGTCTCGACCGTGCCGAGGCGCTCTACATGGACGCCCTGCGCGCCTACGAGACGGCGGGCTGGAGCGGCGGCCATCTCTCCCTCGCCCATGCGTACGTCGGTCTCGGACACCGTAGGCGGGGCCGCCTCAGAGAGGCGGAGACCTCACTGCGCGAGTCCCTGCGCCTGGCCGAACGCGTCGGGCGGGGCCTGCCCCTGTACTGGTCGGCGACCTGCAACCTCGTCGACACACTGCTCGCCCGCGGCCATGTCCAGGAGGCCTGGGCGGTCGCCGAGCAGTACGGGTTCGCGCCGCCCTACCCGTCCACCATCGTGCTGCCCGAACCCCGCGCCGTACGCGGCCGGCTGCTCATCGCCGTCGGCCGCAAGAAGGAGGGCATCAACGAGTTGGAGGCCGCGGAGAAGGCGGCCACCGGGCGTGGCTTCCACAACCCGGTGCTCGCCACCTGGGCCGTCGACCTCGCCCGGGCGCTGGCCACGGAGGACCCGCTCCGGGCCGCCGTGCTGGCGGCCGACGCCCGCCGGTACGCCGAACGCTTCGGCACGGACACCGCCATCGGCGAGGCCCTGCGCTGCGCGGCGGCCCTGGAGACCGGCCAGCGGGCGGTACGCCTGGCCGCCCAGGCGGTCGCCTACCTGGAGGCCTCACCCTGCCAGTACGAACACGCCGCGGCCCGCGTCGAGTACGGCATCGCCGCCCGCTCGATCGCCGAGATCCAGCGCGGCCTGACCCTGGCCAAGTCGTGCGGCGCGGACGGCCTGGTCGCCCAGGCGAGAGATGTCCTGGAGGGCGGCCGGGGACTGCGCTGA
- a CDS encoding DUF2510 domain-containing protein, which translates to MTQETPPGWYPDPGQTSDSPATERWWDGRTWTEQTRPEGSAAAWGPPVLATGGAYPAYPEHPPTGTRRGLRTGIAVAVAIAVLAGIGGGVYALTKDDGGSDVSARVPGGQGGTGGQNGGGQSGGGQNGGGQGGPGGGTGGGPGGQTPDPQQSEPSESPKIDSGSVPDATNGISIPIPDGWYGQQITVGGQITSDSSYKCPGDTTKSCTKGGAYSAPALALGTSGSTAEAVAKADISANAEESYGGTTYGKITSHDVLASKAVTVAGQKGYLVRWKAVTSKGADGIVESLAFPAPSNPRQIVVVRFGVDADQKETVIDQITAGIKVSTVGGSGTNV; encoded by the coding sequence ATGACGCAGGAGACTCCTCCCGGTTGGTATCCCGACCCCGGGCAGACAAGTGACAGCCCCGCCACCGAGCGCTGGTGGGACGGCAGGACATGGACGGAACAGACCCGTCCCGAGGGCTCGGCCGCCGCCTGGGGTCCACCGGTGCTGGCCACCGGCGGGGCCTATCCGGCGTACCCGGAGCATCCGCCGACGGGCACCCGGCGCGGTCTGCGCACCGGCATAGCCGTCGCGGTGGCGATCGCCGTCCTCGCCGGTATAGGCGGCGGCGTGTACGCGCTGACCAAGGACGACGGCGGCAGCGACGTGAGCGCGCGGGTGCCGGGCGGCCAGGGCGGAACCGGCGGACAGAACGGCGGTGGCCAGAGCGGCGGCGGTCAGAACGGTGGCGGCCAGGGCGGTCCCGGTGGTGGCACCGGCGGCGGCCCGGGCGGGCAGACGCCGGATCCGCAGCAGTCCGAGCCCTCGGAGAGTCCGAAGATCGACAGCGGTTCCGTGCCCGACGCGACCAACGGGATCAGCATCCCGATCCCCGACGGCTGGTACGGCCAGCAGATCACCGTGGGTGGCCAGATCACCTCGGACAGCTCGTACAAGTGCCCGGGCGACACGACGAAGTCGTGCACCAAGGGCGGGGCGTACTCGGCGCCCGCGCTGGCGCTGGGCACCTCGGGCAGCACGGCCGAGGCGGTCGCCAAGGCGGACATCTCGGCGAACGCCGAGGAGTCCTACGGAGGCACGACGTACGGGAAGATCACCTCGCACGACGTACTGGCCTCCAAGGCGGTGACCGTGGCCGGGCAGAAGGGCTATCTGGTCCGCTGGAAGGCGGTCACGAGCAAGGGCGCCGACGGCATCGTCGAGTCGCTCGCCTTCCCCGCGCCGTCGAACCCCCGGCAGATCGTCGTCGTCCGCTTCGGTGTCGACGCCGACCAGAAGGAGACGGTGATCGACCAGATAACGGCCGGTATCAAGGTCTCGACGGTTGGCGGCAGCGGGACGAACGTCTGA
- a CDS encoding TetR/AcrR family transcriptional regulator, which produces MTSQAAEGPEPVVASRRSKITPEREQEYFDAVLVQIRECGYDALTMEGVAASARCSKSTLYRQWKTKPQFVAAALRANRRARFAVDTGSLGGDLRAAARATGESSGRDTQLMQALGHAAMQDPELQQALREAIVEPELAAYREMIRRAVERGEVAADHPALEYVPAQMMGVLRVRPVLEGRYADPEYLVEFVEAAVLPALGVT; this is translated from the coding sequence ATGACGTCGCAGGCCGCGGAGGGACCGGAACCGGTCGTCGCCTCCCGCCGCTCCAAAATCACGCCGGAGCGTGAGCAGGAGTACTTCGACGCCGTGCTCGTCCAGATCCGCGAGTGCGGATACGACGCGCTGACCATGGAGGGCGTCGCCGCCAGCGCGCGCTGCAGCAAGTCGACGCTCTACCGGCAGTGGAAGACGAAACCGCAGTTCGTGGCCGCGGCGCTGCGCGCCAACCGGCGCGCCCGCTTCGCCGTCGACACCGGGTCCCTCGGTGGGGACCTGCGGGCGGCGGCGCGGGCGACCGGCGAGTCCTCGGGCCGCGACACCCAGCTGATGCAGGCACTCGGCCACGCCGCCATGCAGGACCCCGAGCTCCAGCAGGCGCTGCGTGAGGCGATCGTCGAACCGGAGCTGGCCGCGTACCGCGAGATGATCCGCCGCGCGGTCGAGCGGGGCGAGGTCGCCGCCGACCATCCGGCGCTGGAGTACGTACCGGCGCAGATGATGGGCGTCCTGCGGGTCCGTCCGGTCCTGGAGGGGCGGTACGCGGACCCGGAGTACCTCGTCGAATTCGTGGAGGCCGCGGTGCTGCCCGCACTCGGCGTCACCTGA
- a CDS encoding phosphatase PAP2 family protein: MKASTEPAKAEPAGIRRPPLGRELLLVAGLFLVYKLGRQLATGHTTEAFRNAHRVWDWERALHLPGEGAVQSALLHSDTAVHIANTYYATVHFPATVAFLVWLYLRRPAHYVWARRVLAAVTGAALVIHLTFPLAPPRLLGEAGLVDTGQIFGPTVYGASPEADTLSNQFAAMPSLHFGWALMVAIGLIVATRSRWRWLCLLHPLVTLLVIVGTANHYWLDAIVASALLGIALAVVHLPHRTESTASQGSRLAPVDEPVLVGAAR; this comes from the coding sequence ATGAAAGCCAGCACCGAGCCTGCCAAGGCGGAACCCGCCGGTATACGACGGCCGCCGCTCGGCCGTGAACTCCTGCTGGTCGCAGGGCTGTTCCTCGTCTACAAACTCGGCCGGCAGCTGGCGACCGGGCACACCACCGAGGCCTTCCGGAACGCCCACCGCGTCTGGGACTGGGAGCGGGCCCTCCATCTCCCCGGCGAGGGCGCCGTGCAGTCGGCGCTGCTGCACAGCGACACCGCGGTCCACATCGCGAACACCTACTACGCGACCGTGCACTTCCCGGCCACCGTCGCCTTCCTGGTCTGGCTCTATCTGCGGCGCCCCGCGCACTACGTATGGGCCCGCCGGGTCCTCGCCGCGGTCACCGGGGCCGCCCTGGTGATCCATCTCACCTTCCCACTGGCGCCGCCGCGGCTGCTCGGCGAGGCGGGTCTCGTCGACACCGGCCAGATCTTCGGACCGACGGTCTACGGCGCCTCACCCGAGGCCGACACCCTGTCCAACCAGTTCGCGGCCATGCCGTCGCTGCACTTCGGCTGGGCCCTGATGGTGGCGATCGGCCTGATCGTCGCGACCCGCTCGCGCTGGCGCTGGCTGTGTCTGCTGCATCCGCTGGTGACGCTGCTGGTGATCGTCGGTACGGCGAACCACTACTGGCTCGACGCGATCGTGGCCTCGGCCCTGCTGGGCATCGCCCTCGCGGTCGTCCACCTGCCCCACCGCACCGAGTCGACGGCAAGCCAGGGCAGCAGGCTCGCCCCGGTCGACGAGCCCGTCCTCGTGGGAGCCGCACGATGA
- a CDS encoding phospholipid scramblase-related protein, whose amino-acid sequence MTTQSNIPAGWYADPHGAPQTLRYWDGSQWTDHTNTDQQQAQQPQAQQPQAAPVQQPQQGFGQPQGQPQGQPQKGFGAAQPAAAGADPRVRGQVQQQAGVAAGGAGGGTLFSEPVLVVNQKAKLIEVTNEYKVMDQQGRELGSVVQVGQSTLKKIMRLVSSLDQYMTHKLEIRDAHGQPVLLLTRPRKFLKSRVIVQRPDGSPVGEIVQQNMIGKINFAINAGGQQVGAIKAENWRAWNFSIVDHAENEVARITKTWEGLAKTMFTTADNYVLQIHYQLPEPLLSLVVATALTVDTALKQDSRGLG is encoded by the coding sequence GTGACCACGCAATCGAACATACCTGCAGGTTGGTACGCGGATCCGCACGGAGCGCCCCAGACGCTCCGGTATTGGGACGGTTCCCAGTGGACCGACCACACCAACACCGACCAGCAGCAGGCGCAGCAGCCCCAGGCCCAGCAGCCGCAGGCGGCGCCGGTTCAGCAGCCCCAGCAGGGATTCGGTCAGCCCCAGGGACAGCCCCAGGGGCAGCCGCAGAAGGGCTTCGGCGCGGCGCAGCCGGCGGCCGCCGGTGCCGATCCGCGGGTGCGGGGGCAGGTCCAGCAGCAGGCCGGGGTCGCGGCGGGAGGGGCGGGCGGAGGCACGCTGTTCAGTGAGCCGGTGCTGGTGGTGAACCAGAAGGCCAAGCTGATCGAGGTGACCAACGAGTACAAGGTCATGGACCAGCAGGGCCGGGAGCTCGGCTCGGTCGTCCAGGTCGGACAGAGCACGCTGAAGAAGATCATGCGCTTGGTCTCCAGCCTCGACCAGTACATGACGCACAAGCTGGAGATCCGGGACGCGCACGGGCAGCCGGTGCTGCTGCTGACGCGCCCCCGGAAGTTCCTGAAGTCGCGGGTGATCGTGCAGCGCCCGGACGGTTCGCCGGTCGGTGAGATCGTCCAGCAGAACATGATCGGGAAGATCAACTTCGCGATCAACGCGGGCGGGCAGCAGGTCGGCGCCATCAAGGCCGAGAACTGGCGGGCCTGGAATTTCAGCATCGTCGACCACGCGGAGAACGAGGTCGCCCGTATCACCAAGACCTGGGAAGGTCTGGCGAAGACGATGTTCACGACCGCGGACAACTACGTCCTGCAGATCCACTACCAACTGCCCGAGCCCCTGCTGAGCCTCGTCGTGGCGACGGCGCTGACCGTCGACACCGCGCTGAAGCAGGATTCACGCGGCCTGGGCTGA
- a CDS encoding phosphocholine-specific phospholipase C translates to MPEVNRRRFLQLAGATTAFTALSNSIERAAALPAHHRTGTIEDVEHIVVLMQENRSFDHYFGSLRGVRGFGDPHPVTQVNGKSVWHQSDGTKDVLPFHPDADNLGLAFIQDLPHSWSDGHVAFNNGKYDKWIEAKSSTTMAYLNREDIPFHYALADSFTICDAYHCSFIGSTDPNRYYLWTGYTGNDELGGGPVLGNDEEGYGWTTYPERLEKAGVSWKIYQDVGDGLDAAGSWGWIQDAYRGNYGDNSLLYFNQYRDAKPGDPLYDKARTGTDARKGEGFFDQLKADVSGGKLPQVSWIVAPEAFTEHPNWPANYGAWYISQVLDALTSDPEVWAKTALFITYDENDGFFDHLVPPFPPGSAAQGKSTVEVGPDLFKGDSSHAAGAYGLGQRVPMLVVSPWSKGGFVCSETLDHTSIIRFMESRFGVHEPNISPWRRAVCGDLTAAFDFSRRDVRPVALPGTDGYLPPDGNRHPDYVPTPPAHPVLPRQERGLRPARPLKYAPYVDGSADLAAGKFTLAFASGTHAGASFLVTSGNRADGPWAYTTGAGETLSDTWNSAYSKDVHDLTVHGPNGFLRVFKGRGKGAAGPEVTARHVGDDLELTLTNKGAKAVELKLSSGYGGQARTIRVRAGAVVRHRVDLGASKRWYDVTVTAEGDASFLRRFAGHVENGRAGVSDPAIVTC, encoded by the coding sequence ATGCCCGAAGTCAACCGGCGCCGCTTCCTCCAACTCGCGGGCGCGACCACGGCGTTCACCGCGCTGTCCAACAGCATCGAGCGTGCCGCAGCCCTTCCCGCGCACCACCGCACCGGGACGATCGAGGACGTCGAGCACATCGTCGTCCTCATGCAGGAGAACCGGTCCTTCGACCACTACTTCGGTTCGCTGCGCGGCGTCCGGGGCTTCGGCGACCCGCATCCGGTGACGCAGGTGAACGGCAAGTCGGTCTGGCACCAGTCGGACGGCACCAAGGACGTGCTCCCCTTCCACCCGGACGCCGACAACCTAGGGCTGGCCTTCATCCAGGACCTCCCGCACAGCTGGAGTGACGGGCACGTCGCGTTCAACAACGGCAAGTACGACAAGTGGATCGAGGCCAAGTCGTCGACGACGATGGCCTATCTGAACCGCGAGGACATCCCGTTCCACTACGCGCTGGCCGACTCCTTCACCATCTGCGACGCCTACCACTGCTCGTTCATCGGCTCCACCGACCCGAACCGCTACTACCTGTGGACGGGCTACACGGGCAACGACGAGCTGGGCGGCGGCCCCGTCCTCGGCAACGACGAGGAGGGATACGGCTGGACGACCTACCCGGAGCGCCTCGAAAAGGCGGGCGTGTCCTGGAAGATCTACCAGGACGTCGGTGACGGGCTCGACGCTGCCGGTTCCTGGGGCTGGATCCAGGACGCCTACCGGGGCAACTACGGCGACAACTCGCTCCTCTACTTCAACCAGTACCGCGACGCCAAGCCCGGGGACCCCCTCTACGACAAGGCCCGCACCGGCACCGACGCCCGGAAGGGCGAGGGCTTCTTCGACCAGCTCAAGGCCGACGTGTCAGGTGGCAAGCTGCCGCAGGTCTCCTGGATCGTCGCCCCCGAGGCATTCACCGAGCACCCCAACTGGCCCGCGAACTACGGCGCCTGGTACATCTCCCAGGTCCTGGACGCGCTCACCTCGGACCCCGAGGTGTGGGCCAAGACGGCGCTGTTCATCACGTATGACGAGAACGACGGCTTCTTCGACCACCTCGTGCCGCCGTTCCCTCCCGGGTCCGCCGCGCAGGGCAAGTCCACGGTCGAGGTCGGCCCGGACCTGTTCAAGGGCGACAGCAGTCACGCGGCCGGTGCCTACGGGCTCGGGCAGCGGGTGCCGATGCTGGTCGTCTCGCCCTGGAGCAAGGGCGGGTTCGTCTGCTCGGAGACGCTCGACCACACGTCGATCATCCGGTTCATGGAGAGCCGCTTCGGGGTGCACGAGCCCAACATCTCGCCCTGGCGGCGCGCGGTCTGCGGCGATCTGACGGCCGCCTTCGACTTCTCCCGCAGGGACGTCAGGCCCGTCGCCCTTCCCGGCACCGACGGTTACCTGCCGCCGGACGGGAACCGCCACCCTGACTACGTGCCGACGCCGCCCGCCCACCCGGTGCTGCCCAGGCAGGAACGCGGTCTGCGCCCGGCCCGCCCGCTCAAGTACGCCCCGTACGTGGACGGTTCGGCAGACCTGGCGGCCGGGAAGTTCACGCTGGCCTTCGCCTCCGGCACCCACGCCGGCGCCTCCTTCCTGGTGACCTCCGGCAACCGCGCCGACGGCCCGTGGGCGTACACCACCGGAGCCGGCGAGACCCTCTCCGACACCTGGAACTCGGCGTACTCGAAGGACGTCCACGACCTGACGGTGCACGGCCCGAACGGCTTCCTGCGCGTCTTCAAGGGGCGCGGCAAGGGCGCCGCCGGACCCGAGGTGACCGCCCGACACGTCGGCGACGACCTTGAGCTCACCCTCACCAACAAGGGCGCCAAGGCGGTGGAGTTGAAGCTGAGCAGCGGATACGGCGGACAGGCGCGCACGATCAGGGTGCGGGCCGGCGCGGTCGTCCGGCACCGGGTGGACCTGGGCGCCAGCAAGCGGTGGTACGACGTGACGGTCACCGCCGAGGGCGACGCGTCGTTCCTGCGTCGGTTCGCCGGGCACGTGGAGAACGGCCGGGCGGGTGTGAGCGATCCGGCGATCGTGACCTGCTGA
- the modA gene encoding molybdate ABC transporter substrate-binding protein yields the protein MTRSVRRTRRTLQVAGAGVAALLALSACSSDDPAANAGSAASDSASPQVSGKVTVFAAASLKESFTALGKDFERKYPGTKVTFSFSGSDSLAASITGGAPADVFASASPKTMKIVTDAKDAAGTPATFVRNQLEIATLPGNPDRIASLKDLTKSGLKVVLCDKEVPCGAAAQKSLDASGLKLTPVSYEQDVKSALTKVELKEADAAVVYKTDVHAAGDKVEGVEFPESAEAVNDYPIVLLKDAPNADAAKAFIELVRSAEGSQVLTGAGFLKP from the coding sequence ATGACCCGTTCCGTACGCCGGACCCGTCGGACCCTCCAGGTGGCCGGCGCGGGTGTCGCCGCGCTGCTGGCCCTGAGCGCCTGCTCCTCCGACGACCCGGCGGCGAACGCGGGCTCCGCCGCGTCGGACTCCGCCTCCCCGCAGGTGTCCGGCAAGGTGACCGTGTTCGCCGCCGCCTCCCTCAAGGAGAGCTTCACCGCGCTGGGCAAGGACTTCGAGAGGAAGTACCCGGGTACGAAGGTCACCTTCAGCTTCAGCGGCAGCGACTCCCTCGCCGCGAGCATCACCGGCGGCGCCCCGGCCGATGTGTTCGCGTCCGCCAGCCCCAAGACGATGAAGATCGTCACCGACGCGAAGGACGCCGCCGGGACCCCGGCCACCTTCGTCCGCAACCAGTTGGAGATCGCCACCCTGCCGGGCAACCCGGACAGGATCGCGTCGCTGAAGGATCTGACGAAGTCCGGGCTGAAGGTCGTCCTCTGCGACAAGGAGGTGCCGTGCGGCGCCGCCGCGCAGAAGAGCCTCGACGCGAGCGGGCTGAAGCTCACCCCGGTGTCGTACGAGCAGGACGTCAAGAGCGCCCTGACGAAGGTCGAGCTGAAAGAGGCGGACGCCGCCGTCGTCTACAAGACCGATGTGCACGCCGCGGGTGACAAGGTGGAGGGTGTGGAGTTCCCCGAGTCGGCCGAGGCCGTCAACGACTATCCGATCGTCCTGCTCAAGGACGCGCCGAACGCCGACGCGGCGAAGGCGTTCATCGAGCTGGTCCGGTCCGCCGAGGGCAGCCAGGTCCTGACCGGGGCCGGATTCCTCAAGCCGTGA